One genomic window of Haloferax mediterranei ATCC 33500 includes the following:
- a CDS encoding L-lactate permease — translation MVSATNVLIALLPLLTIAYLMVGRYWPATRAMPVAWGVAIVAGFFGWGMTPTWIAAATINGFITASNILYIVFGAILLLYTLKQTGAFDSINDGFASISEDRRVQVVLLVFLMGSFIEAAAGFGTPAAIVGPLLVGLGFPPLAAVVVALTGNLMAITFGAVGTPLIIGMIDIFDDVPVITTALDAQGMGVEQWVSEIAVFAAMNHVAVGILLPFIGVAMMTRFFGEEKSIKPALEVLPLTLFAWASFSVPYFLTAYFLGPVFPGLVGAMVGLLLTVSALKAGFFHPDEEWDFAPQSSWPDHWVGDIQPGETSDRDGAVAADGGVVQQMPLWKAWTPYVLVAGLLVLTRVFTPLTGFLKSNLVIQSGDLLGTGLSGSFALLYLPGAVFLVVHAITIGLHSMDGKQVKATWAETIEKVTPAVVALLFAVATVQIMLQSGAATGSDSMLIVLSEGMAGIAGGIYPFFAAFVGAFGAFLAGSNTVSDILFGTFQYGVADQIGTSKTVMLGAQAVGGAIGNLIAVHNVVAALAVVGLVGEEGRVIRLELIPLLYYGTATGILTLLFSYVLFPGVF, via the coding sequence ATGGTTAGTGCAACCAATGTACTTATCGCGCTGTTGCCACTTTTGACCATCGCGTATCTCATGGTCGGTCGGTACTGGCCCGCGACGCGGGCGATGCCGGTCGCGTGGGGCGTAGCAATAGTAGCAGGATTCTTCGGTTGGGGCATGACACCGACGTGGATTGCCGCCGCGACGATTAACGGATTCATCACCGCGTCGAACATCCTCTACATCGTCTTCGGGGCAATCTTGCTCCTGTACACGCTCAAGCAGACGGGCGCGTTCGACTCCATCAACGACGGATTCGCGTCCATCAGCGAGGACCGCCGTGTGCAGGTCGTCCTGCTTGTGTTCCTCATGGGCTCGTTCATCGAGGCTGCTGCCGGGTTTGGCACGCCGGCAGCAATCGTCGGTCCGCTCCTCGTCGGCCTTGGCTTCCCGCCGCTGGCCGCCGTCGTGGTCGCCCTCACAGGTAACCTCATGGCGATTACGTTCGGGGCGGTGGGCACGCCGCTCATCATCGGCATGATCGACATCTTCGACGACGTACCGGTCATCACGACCGCACTGGACGCACAGGGCATGGGCGTCGAACAGTGGGTCAGCGAAATCGCCGTCTTCGCCGCGATGAATCACGTCGCTGTCGGCATTCTGCTTCCCTTCATCGGCGTCGCCATGATGACGCGCTTCTTCGGCGAGGAGAAGTCCATCAAGCCGGCACTCGAAGTGCTACCCCTCACGCTCTTCGCGTGGGCGTCATTCTCCGTCCCGTACTTCCTGACGGCGTACTTCCTCGGTCCGGTCTTCCCCGGACTCGTGGGCGCGATGGTCGGACTGCTCTTGACCGTCTCCGCGCTCAAGGCCGGCTTCTTCCACCCCGACGAGGAGTGGGACTTCGCACCGCAGTCGTCGTGGCCCGACCACTGGGTCGGTGACATCCAACCCGGCGAAACGAGCGACCGCGACGGTGCGGTCGCCGCCGACGGTGGCGTTGTCCAGCAGATGCCGCTCTGGAAGGCATGGACGCCGTACGTCCTCGTCGCGGGACTCCTCGTCCTGACCCGTGTCTTCACCCCGTTGACGGGGTTCCTGAAATCGAACCTCGTCATCCAGTCGGGGGACCTGTTGGGTACGGGTCTGAGCGGTAGTTTCGCACTCCTCTACCTGCCCGGCGCGGTGTTCCTCGTGGTCCACGCCATCACCATCGGTCTCCACAGCATGGACGGCAAGCAGGTCAAAGCGACGTGGGCAGAAACCATCGAGAAGGTCACCCCGGCCGTCGTCGCGCTGTTGTTTGCGGTTGCGACGGTGCAAATCATGCTCCAGTCGGGCGCGGCAACGGGCAGCGACAGCATGCTTATCGTCCTCTCCGAGGGTATGGCCGGCATCGCTGGCGGCATCTACCCGTTCTTCGCCGCCTTCGTAGGCGCGTTCGGCGCGTTCCTCGCAGGGTCGAACACTGTCTCTGACATCCTCTTCGGGACCTTCCAGTACGGTGTCGCAGACCAGATCGGAACGTCGAAGACCGTCATGCTGGGCGCGCAGGCGGTCGGCGGTGCAATCGGGAACCTCATCGCCGTCCACAACGTCGTCGCCGCGCTCGCGGTCGTCGGCCTCGTCGGCGAAGAGGGTCGGGTCATCCGCCTCGAACTCATCCCGCTTCTGTACTACGGGACCGCTACCGGAATTCTCACGCTGCTGTTCAGCTACGTGCTGTTCCCCGGCGTGTTCTAA
- a CDS encoding helix-turn-helix domain-containing protein: MEDESRARPRNEHGQYVGRIPLDAVLEVFEARDDAARPLTATDVMEELDCSRRTAHNKLNELEERGDLATRKVGARSRVWWIPLTGVSDERPATPAGESRLDTTTGGNPVADESDDNLDHPPAVSNAIERADLPGSGPMLDARREALSAAYEYLTDHPEAKKADFLRDVYYDYPAGFESAEGWWNAIQPALKQLPGVDPPEERGHIWHFLGG, translated from the coding sequence ATGGAGGATGAGTCTCGCGCGCGCCCTCGAAACGAGCACGGACAGTACGTGGGTCGCATCCCTCTCGACGCGGTGTTGGAGGTATTCGAGGCTCGGGACGACGCCGCACGACCGCTCACGGCGACGGACGTAATGGAGGAACTCGACTGCTCGCGCCGAACGGCACACAACAAGCTGAACGAACTCGAAGAACGCGGTGACCTCGCAACCCGGAAAGTCGGTGCCCGAAGCCGCGTCTGGTGGATTCCGTTGACTGGGGTTTCAGACGAACGTCCCGCCACGCCGGCGGGTGAATCTCGTTTAGACACCACTACCGGTGGCAATCCTGTCGCCGACGAATCGGACGACAACCTCGACCACCCGCCAGCAGTCTCGAACGCCATCGAACGGGCGGATTTGCCGGGAAGCGGCCCGATGCTCGACGCCCGGCGGGAAGCACTTTCTGCCGCCTACGAGTACCTGACCGACCACCCGGAGGCGAAGAAGGCGGATTTCCTCCGCGACGTGTACTACGACTATCCGGCCGGATTCGAGTCGGCCGAGGGCTGGTGGAACGCAATCCAACCCGCGCTGAAACAACTGCCGGGGGTCGACCCGCCGGAAGAACGCGGACACATCTGGCACTTCCTCGGTGGATAA